In one Natronosalvus amylolyticus genomic region, the following are encoded:
- a CDS encoding electron transfer flavoprotein subunit alpha/FixB family protein, with protein MTLDPDDYTVDELREELDGIDDVEEVREALETERSGAERKTALEALEERLDTLDADSSDDEPTRDKKHVRALVGGDYADMWVFCETQHGELLDVSKEMLGKARELMDGYAEDFGDEEDVVAFLIGDGCADLAEECIAYGADVAVYHDDDRLERFLHKPYTEISAHMARGQGTTESTDWRSYDEPRYTLFPATNNGRDLSALVQAELDSGLASDCSDLFIQPEEVSNPVKTGEPGVKKTFERTLHMKRPDFSGFEYSTILCLDNPDRDFHPQGASVIPGAFDVPEPDYDREGLVVEHDMELEDEWFSVDIESHDTLEAGVDLTGHEVVVCLGRGIGDDPTLGMELGLELVDAFDDAALGITRGIVTSSYQFDGHVEQYSKEERQIGETGQEVEPPLYIAAGVSGAVQHKVGVDESETIVSINTDPDATIRDFSDYFIEGDLFDVLPMLTDAVKSGELTVEAVADGGEPDE; from the coding sequence ATGACACTCGACCCGGACGACTACACGGTTGACGAACTGCGAGAGGAACTGGACGGAATCGACGACGTCGAGGAAGTACGTGAAGCGCTCGAGACAGAGCGCTCGGGAGCGGAGCGAAAGACCGCCCTGGAAGCTCTCGAGGAGCGATTGGATACACTCGACGCTGACAGTAGCGATGACGAGCCAACTCGAGACAAAAAGCACGTTCGAGCCCTGGTCGGTGGAGACTACGCCGACATGTGGGTGTTCTGTGAGACACAACACGGCGAACTGCTCGACGTCTCGAAGGAGATGCTCGGGAAGGCCCGTGAGCTGATGGACGGGTATGCCGAGGATTTCGGCGACGAAGAGGATGTCGTGGCCTTCCTGATAGGTGACGGCTGTGCAGACCTCGCTGAGGAGTGTATCGCCTACGGAGCGGACGTCGCCGTCTATCACGATGACGACCGACTCGAGCGCTTCTTGCACAAGCCCTACACCGAAATTTCGGCCCACATGGCTCGCGGGCAGGGGACGACCGAAAGCACTGACTGGCGGTCGTACGACGAACCACGATACACGTTGTTCCCGGCGACGAACAACGGCCGTGATCTCTCGGCACTCGTGCAGGCCGAACTCGATTCCGGCCTCGCATCTGACTGCTCTGATCTGTTTATTCAGCCGGAGGAAGTTTCGAACCCAGTCAAAACAGGCGAGCCAGGGGTGAAAAAGACGTTCGAACGCACCTTGCACATGAAGCGACCGGACTTCTCGGGGTTCGAGTACTCGACGATCCTCTGTCTGGACAACCCCGACCGGGATTTTCACCCACAGGGTGCCTCGGTTATCCCCGGCGCGTTCGACGTTCCCGAACCCGATTACGACCGGGAGGGACTCGTCGTCGAACACGACATGGAACTCGAGGACGAGTGGTTTAGCGTCGACATCGAATCCCACGATACGCTCGAAGCGGGCGTCGACCTGACTGGACACGAGGTCGTCGTCTGTCTGGGTCGTGGCATCGGTGATGATCCGACGCTTGGCATGGAACTTGGACTCGAACTGGTCGATGCCTTCGACGACGCTGCCCTTGGTATCACCCGCGGGATCGTTACCTCGTCGTACCAGTTCGACGGGCACGTCGAGCAGTACTCGAAAGAAGAACGCCAGATCGGAGAAACCGGCCAGGAGGTAGAACCGCCGCTGTACATCGCAGCGGGGGTCTCCGGAGCGGTCCAGCACAAAGTCGGCGTCGACGAGTCGGAGACGATCGTCTCGATCAACACAGACCCCGATGCGACGATTCGTGATTTCAGCGATTACTTCATCGAGGGTGATCTCTTCGACGTGCTCCCGATGCTCACCGACGCGGTGAAATCCGGCGAACTGACGGTTGAGGCCGTAGCTGATGGAGGTGAACCCGATGAGTGA
- a CDS encoding electron transfer flavoprotein subunit beta/FixA family protein: MRSIVLTKGVPDFSEGAVSFDEDGHLERGKTPTVMNPNDHFALRAALQTRVRHGGHVSGMSMGPPSYSSVLEEAMGEIYSDDSYLLSDRELAASDTWATAITLSAAIEKYQEEVTDVDLVFAGFKTADGETGHTGPQTAWCLEWPIVTHVIALDIDPDERVLRAKRLVEGDVDEIETVEAPLPCFVVTDPEFEPTYRKAAHRLEHKRLRAATEERVEDFDDHLTTWDHEDLRLDSEYIGLDGSPTIVSSVDPIPKAPSEREATMIDPGDSGGMEQVLEELQPYAGGD, encoded by the coding sequence GTGAGATCGATCGTCTTGACAAAAGGGGTCCCCGACTTCTCTGAGGGTGCGGTATCATTCGACGAGGACGGGCACCTCGAGCGCGGGAAGACACCGACGGTAATGAACCCGAACGACCACTTCGCGTTGCGCGCGGCCCTCCAGACGCGAGTTCGTCACGGTGGACACGTGAGTGGGATGAGTATGGGGCCGCCGAGTTATTCGAGCGTGCTCGAGGAGGCGATGGGCGAGATTTATTCGGATGACAGCTATCTGCTCTCGGACCGAGAACTCGCGGCCTCGGACACCTGGGCCACTGCGATCACGCTCTCAGCAGCAATCGAAAAGTACCAGGAGGAAGTCACAGACGTCGATCTGGTGTTTGCGGGGTTCAAAACAGCCGACGGCGAGACCGGTCACACAGGGCCCCAGACCGCCTGGTGTCTGGAGTGGCCGATCGTCACGCACGTCATCGCACTGGATATCGACCCCGACGAACGCGTCCTCCGGGCCAAAAGACTGGTCGAGGGTGACGTTGACGAGATCGAGACGGTCGAAGCCCCACTTCCGTGTTTCGTTGTCACCGACCCCGAGTTCGAACCGACCTACCGGAAGGCGGCCCACCGACTCGAGCACAAGCGGTTGCGCGCGGCCACGGAAGAACGCGTCGAGGACTTCGACGACCATCTGACGACCTGGGACCACGAGGACCTGCGTCTGGACTCCGAATACATCGGTCTCGATGGCTCACCGACGATCGTTTCCTCGGTTGACCCCATTCCGAAAGCGCCCTCCGAACGGGAGGCGACGATGATCGATCCGGGCGACAGTGGCGGGATGGAACAGGTACTCGAGGAACTACAGCCGTATGCAGGAGGTGACTGA
- a CDS encoding polymer-forming cytoskeletal protein, translating into MAFSTDPLDELVVPSGTEAEEHDLVTDGDVLVGGRATVEFGVRGRNVLAGEGATFGGSIEADGDCRLDMWCDVADNVLVGEDAYLGERVHVGGQLKVAGDLDIGDDVDIEEGFEANGWIVIRNPMPTIIFLFMYLKHLLVIGEEDAAQQLISEVVDDDLERGAEPLVIPANATVSDDAWRVSTPARIGDECRLHGNVRAETVSIGSDGNVFGSVRARGDITIGEKTRIHGDVTTRDGAVALGPDVRILGDVSCSDLDLGPGAEVDGSIRASGEITMETTNRDIE; encoded by the coding sequence GTGGCGTTCAGTACCGATCCGCTCGACGAACTCGTCGTCCCGTCCGGAACCGAAGCAGAAGAGCACGATCTCGTGACCGACGGTGATGTGCTCGTCGGTGGTCGGGCGACCGTCGAATTCGGCGTTCGCGGCCGGAACGTTCTCGCGGGCGAGGGCGCAACCTTTGGCGGGTCGATAGAGGCCGACGGAGATTGCCGACTGGACATGTGGTGTGACGTCGCCGACAACGTCCTCGTCGGCGAGGACGCGTATCTGGGTGAACGAGTCCACGTCGGTGGCCAGCTCAAAGTAGCTGGCGACCTCGATATCGGGGACGACGTCGACATCGAGGAGGGGTTCGAGGCGAACGGCTGGATCGTCATCCGGAACCCGATGCCGACGATCATTTTCCTGTTTATGTACCTCAAACACCTGCTGGTTATCGGCGAGGAAGACGCCGCCCAGCAGCTCATTTCGGAGGTCGTCGATGACGACCTCGAGAGGGGCGCAGAACCGCTCGTTATCCCGGCTAACGCAACTGTCAGCGACGATGCTTGGCGAGTATCGACACCTGCCAGAATCGGTGACGAGTGTCGACTCCACGGCAACGTTCGCGCCGAAACGGTTTCGATCGGGAGCGATGGGAACGTCTTCGGTAGTGTTCGCGCTCGAGGCGACATCACCATCGGTGAGAAAACACGAATCCACGGCGATGTGACGACCCGTGACGGTGCGGTTGCGCTGGGTCCTGACGTGCGTATATTGGGGGACGTTTCCTGTAGCGACCTCGACCTTGGGCCAGGTGCTGAGGTTGACGGCTCAATTCGCGCTAGCGGTGAGATCACGATGGAGACGACTAATCGCGACATCGAGTAG
- a CDS encoding DUF5800 family protein, producing MTTLAFDDAGVDVVYEGTEFRLERDLIEEAIGKPYPEVTDHEVLKMVAEQPSLSGEPRRIADIIR from the coding sequence ATGACCACGCTCGCTTTCGACGACGCCGGCGTCGACGTCGTCTACGAAGGAACCGAATTTCGCCTCGAACGAGACCTGATCGAAGAGGCTATTGGCAAACCCTATCCCGAAGTGACCGACCACGAAGTCCTCAAGATGGTCGCCGAACAACCCTCACTTTCCGGCGAACCGCGGCGCATTGCCGATATCATTCGATAA
- a CDS encoding DUF7097 family protein, which produces MEKTPRGTSVGVDDPYSFVGVCDYLTGEGKCRYAYDHYQHDPEFARERAHADYACFVVDPESEQGDAAGSCTGCSGADADPEWADCPHFRSRNHDHECVRCGLEERRMGQSDERPLLEEHHLSYASDGRTLSHEITVYLCRWCHAKVHSSWARITDDVAPDPEAIGAREGRRDRELEELGFQTAAERTDRE; this is translated from the coding sequence ATGGAAAAGACGCCACGAGGAACGTCGGTCGGCGTCGACGACCCCTATTCGTTCGTTGGGGTTTGCGATTACCTCACCGGCGAAGGAAAATGCCGCTACGCCTACGACCACTACCAGCACGACCCCGAGTTTGCTCGCGAACGCGCACACGCCGACTACGCCTGTTTCGTGGTCGATCCGGAGAGCGAACAGGGTGACGCCGCCGGTAGCTGTACTGGTTGTAGCGGCGCGGACGCCGACCCGGAGTGGGCAGACTGTCCGCACTTTCGCTCACGGAACCACGACCACGAATGCGTACGCTGTGGCCTCGAGGAACGGCGAATGGGACAGTCGGACGAGCGTCCCCTGCTCGAGGAACATCACCTGTCCTATGCGAGCGATGGACGAACCCTGAGTCACGAAATCACGGTCTATCTCTGTCGGTGGTGTCACGCGAAAGTGCACTCCTCGTGGGCCAGAATTACCGACGACGTTGCACCCGACCCGGAAGCGATTGGGGCCCGTGAAGGTCGTCGAGACCGCGAACTCGAGGAACTGGGGTTTCAGACGGCGGCCGAACGGACGGACCGGGAGTGA
- a CDS encoding DUF192 domain-containing protein translates to MRLVYDSDGAETPLATNVETADSLIQQTRGLMFRRSIPDDYALAFRFDTAKMRDIHMLFVFTSLDVIWVEDGTVSRVETLRPWLGFARARADLILELPAGGADGVEAGDEIRLED, encoded by the coding sequence GTGCGACTCGTGTACGATTCGGACGGTGCGGAGACACCACTGGCCACGAACGTCGAGACGGCCGATTCACTAATTCAACAGACTCGTGGGCTCATGTTCCGTCGCTCTATCCCTGACGACTACGCCCTCGCATTTCGGTTCGACACGGCGAAAATGCGGGACATCCACATGCTGTTCGTCTTCACCTCGCTCGACGTTATCTGGGTCGAAGATGGCACCGTCAGCCGTGTCGAAACGCTTCGACCGTGGCTCGGTTTCGCTCGTGCACGAGCAGACCTGATACTCGAACTCCCCGCTGGTGGGGCTGACGGAGTCGAAGCGGGCGATGAAATCAGACTCGAGGACTAA
- a CDS encoding PGF-CTERM sorting domain-containing protein yields the protein MSRAIVSRRWPYRSLRTPVSALPATHSVTVIFRIVVTVDRSVVNRGGLPLRLGDDVDGQPGFTAIGALVALLSIALLARRR from the coding sequence GTGTCTCGTGCCATTGTATCTCGGAGGTGGCCCTACCGGTCATTAAGGACGCCGGTATCGGCACTACCTGCCACACACTCAGTCACTGTCATATTCCGGATTGTTGTCACAGTAGACCGGTCGGTGGTGAATCGTGGTGGTCTCCCACTGCGACTCGGTGACGATGTCGACGGTCAGCCAGGATTCACCGCGATTGGTGCGCTCGTTGCCCTGCTCTCGATTGCGCTACTGGCCCGGCGTCGATAA